Proteins from a genomic interval of Fusarium oxysporum Fo47 chromosome I, complete sequence:
- a CDS encoding DnaJ domain-containing protein: MTAGAPPNYYAILEVSDTATTQQIRDAYKRAALKTHPDRVSNDSPERAERTRKFQLVNDAYYTLSDPVRRREYDAQRKLFNTSTPSDPFEDIPETETEGGAAPRQSPYSWAWNFFTNQGQAPAQDREQTEDAQFSDVFEEMMREEGMAEGRDNHPTGKFWSMVGGVSGGALGFIVANVPGLVAGAVAGNRLGAVRDAKGKSVYAVFQELPQDDKSRLLSQLAAKVFSHAVGI; the protein is encoded by the exons ATGACTGCTGGAGCTCCCCCGAACTACT ATGCCATTCTCGAGGTTTCTGATACTGCGACCACTCAGCAAATCCGAGATGCTTACAAGCG CGCTGCCCTAAAGACGCACCCTGACCGCGTCTCCAATGACTCCCCAGAGCGAGCCGAACGGACACGAAAGTTCCAGCTCGTCAACGACGCCTATTACACACTCTCTGACCCTGTACGCCGTCGCGAGTATGATGCTCAGCGCAaactcttcaacaccagcaccCCTTCAGATCCCTTCGAGGACATTCCTGAGACGGAAACTGAGGGTGGCGCCGCGCCGCGACAGAGCCCTTATTCCTGGGCATGGAACTTCTTCACcaaccaaggccaagccCCTGCTCAGGATCGCGAGCAAACTGAGGATGCGCAGTTTAGTGATGTATTCGAGGAGATGATGCGCGAGGAGGGCATGGCCGAGGGCAGGGATAACCACCCCACTGGCAAGTTCTGGAGTATGGTGGGTGGTGTCAGCGGCGGCGCTCTGGGGTTCATCGTAGCCAATGTGCCAGGTCTTGTCGCAGGAGCCGTTGCGGGGAACAGACTAGGAGCTGTCCGCGATGCGAAGGGTAAGAGTGTCTACGCTGTATTTCAGGAGCTTCCCCAGGACGACAAGTCAAGGCTGCTCAGCCAGTTGGCAGCCAAGGTTTTCAGTCATGCTGTTGGTATTTAA